In one window of Pseudomonas chlororaphis subsp. chlororaphis DNA:
- a CDS encoding vWA domain-containing protein, with protein MDKGRQGRARAAVHGSINWPGTLLNGRPHQRDDLLWHLRSRSPHELWLVIVDASASTRRHQALSDAKGLLAQLFDDAYRQRARLALLTASGRAPNWQVQGLKASKDLRDGLEGLGAGGGTPLLAALAEAGRWLVSRHKRYPAEQQRVLLLTDGRLKTLPPLERLGCPTLLIDIERGPIRLGRARELAQQLDAQYRHIDGV; from the coding sequence TTGGACAAGGGCAGGCAAGGCCGCGCGCGCGCGGCCGTCCACGGCTCGATCAACTGGCCCGGCACCTTGCTCAACGGTCGGCCCCACCAGCGTGACGATCTGTTGTGGCACCTGCGCAGCCGTTCGCCCCATGAGCTGTGGCTGGTGATCGTCGATGCATCGGCCTCGACCCGCCGCCATCAGGCACTGAGCGATGCCAAGGGCCTGCTGGCCCAGCTGTTCGATGATGCCTACCGGCAGCGCGCGCGCCTGGCCCTGCTGACCGCCAGCGGCCGCGCGCCGAACTGGCAGGTGCAGGGCCTGAAGGCTTCGAAGGATTTGCGCGACGGGCTCGAGGGGCTGGGCGCGGGCGGCGGCACGCCGTTGCTGGCGGCCTTGGCCGAGGCGGGACGGTGGCTGGTCTCGCGGCACAAGCGTTACCCAGCCGAGCAGCAACGGGTACTGCTGCTCACCGATGGCCGGCTCAAGACCTTGCCGCCCTTGGAGCGCCTGGGTTGTCCGACTCTGTTGATCGATATCGAACGCGGGCCGATCCGCCTCGGCCGCGCTCGCGAGCTGGCGCAGCAGCTGGATGCACAGTACCGGCATATCGATGGGGTGTGA
- a CDS encoding MFS transporter: protein MRPASPRLTLLTASGVCSLIVLDTNIVAVTLPSIARDLGANFADIEWVVSAYMLAFAALLLPAGSLADRFGRKRTLLCGLGLFILASLGCGAAPNVLLLDIARAIKGVGAALLLTSALATIGHTFHDEVERAKAWAFWGACMGVAMTAAPTVGGLITEFIGWRWIFYLNLPVGGLLVLMVLRAIPESRDTQAARLDPWGSLAFSASLLCLIWGLIEANRIGWSHPLTYARLLGGVALLGLFVLIERVQRRPMVDLQLFRHPRFIGALLGMFAYAGCAQVMMTLLPFYLQNGLGFSAIASGLGMLPFALTMLICPRIGVRLATRYAPATLMAAGLTLVGCGNLLAAWAVQAGGYLSFALAIAVTGAGAGLLNGDTQKNIMACVPRDRAGMASGLSTTMRFSAIMLAIGVFGALLGSHTQQRLHASLGESATQWLDQAQAIASRVVAGDMPAALALLPDSAKELVEPLARQAFIDGFGVVLWVAGLLALLAAVTVGTLMRNPIPQPRPLTLSVE from the coding sequence ATGAGGCCGGCCAGCCCGCGCCTGACCCTGCTCACCGCTTCCGGGGTGTGCTCGCTGATCGTGCTCGACACCAACATAGTCGCGGTGACCCTGCCGAGCATCGCCCGCGATCTGGGGGCCAACTTCGCCGATATCGAATGGGTGGTCAGCGCCTACATGCTGGCCTTCGCCGCGCTGCTGCTGCCGGCCGGCAGCCTGGCCGACCGCTTCGGGCGCAAGCGCACCCTGCTCTGCGGCCTTGGGCTGTTCATCCTCGCCTCCCTCGGCTGTGGCGCCGCGCCCAACGTGCTGTTGCTCGACATCGCCCGGGCGATCAAAGGGGTCGGCGCGGCGCTGCTGCTGACCTCGGCCCTGGCCACCATCGGCCACACCTTCCATGACGAGGTCGAACGGGCCAAGGCCTGGGCGTTCTGGGGGGCCTGCATGGGCGTGGCGATGACCGCCGCGCCCACCGTCGGCGGCCTGATCACCGAGTTCATCGGCTGGCGCTGGATCTTCTACCTCAACCTACCGGTGGGCGGGCTGCTGGTGCTGATGGTGTTGCGCGCGATACCCGAGTCCCGCGACACCCAGGCCGCCCGCCTCGATCCCTGGGGCAGCTTGGCCTTCAGCGCCAGCCTGCTGTGCCTGATCTGGGGCCTGATCGAAGCCAATCGCATCGGCTGGAGCCACCCGCTGACCTACGCCCGACTATTGGGCGGCGTGGCGTTGCTCGGGCTGTTCGTGCTGATCGAGCGGGTGCAGCGCCGGCCCATGGTCGACCTGCAGCTGTTCCGCCATCCGCGCTTCATCGGTGCCCTGCTGGGGATGTTCGCCTACGCCGGCTGCGCCCAGGTGATGATGACCCTGCTGCCCTTCTACCTGCAGAACGGCCTGGGCTTCTCGGCGATCGCCTCGGGGCTGGGCATGCTGCCATTTGCCCTGACCATGTTGATCTGTCCGCGCATCGGCGTGCGCCTGGCGACGCGTTATGCCCCGGCGACCCTGATGGCCGCCGGCCTGACCCTGGTCGGTTGCGGCAACCTGCTCGCCGCCTGGGCCGTGCAGGCTGGCGGCTACCTGAGCTTTGCCCTGGCCATCGCGGTGACCGGTGCCGGCGCCGGCCTGCTCAACGGCGACACACAGAAAAACATCATGGCCTGCGTGCCCCGCGACCGCGCCGGCATGGCCTCGGGCCTGAGCACCACCATGCGCTTCAGCGCCATCATGCTGGCCATCGGCGTGTTCGGCGCCCTGCTCGGCAGCCACACCCAGCAACGCCTGCACGCCAGCCTGGGTGAAAGCGCCACGCAATGGCTCGACCAGGCCCAGGCCATCGCCTCCCGGGTGGTGGCCGGCGATATGCCCGCAGCCCTGGCATTGCTGCCCGACTCGGCGAAAGAGCTGGTCGAACCGCTGGCTCGCCAGGCCTTTATCGACGGTTTCGGCGTGGTGCTTTGGGTGGCCGGCCTGCTGGCGCTGCTGGCGGCAGTGACAGTGGGCACGCTGATGCGCAATCCCATCCCGCAGCCGCGGCCTTTGACGCTGAGCGTGGAGTGA
- a CDS encoding CbtB domain-containing protein — translation MSIISSTSHSSSSTATLSQRLVAAIGASILGACLVYFAGFSHIEAVHNAAHDTRHSAAFPCH, via the coding sequence ATGTCGATCATCAGCAGCACCAGCCACTCCAGCAGCAGTACCGCCACCCTGAGCCAACGCCTGGTCGCCGCCATCGGCGCCTCGATTCTCGGTGCGTGCCTTGTGTATTTCGCCGGCTTCTCCCATATCGAAGCGGTGCACAACGCCGCCCACGATACCCGCCACAGCGCCGCCTTCCCTTGCCACTGA
- the cobW gene encoding cobalamin biosynthesis protein CobW — MKTLAKLPVTIVTGFLGSGKTTLLRHMLDNAQGRRIAVIVNEFGELGIDGEILKQCSIGCTEEEASGRVFELANGCLCCTVQEEFFPVMRELVARRGDLDHILIETSGLALPKPLVQAFQWPEIRSACTVDAVITVVDSPAVAAGTFAAFPDQVDAQRKLDPNLDHESPLHELFADQLSSADLVILNKADLISPADLAKVRLEVAEELPPAVKVIEASSGRLPLDVLLGLGNGSEEHIDGRHSHHDHHHDGDDHDDHDHDAFDSISIELPQADESLLLDALTQLVVQHGILRVKGFAAIPNKPMRLLIQGVGTRFDKHFDRQWGADEARATRLVLIGQELDATLLEAQLRAALSV, encoded by the coding sequence ATGAAAACACTGGCCAAACTTCCCGTCACCATCGTTACCGGCTTCCTCGGCTCGGGCAAAACCACCTTGCTGCGGCACATGCTGGACAACGCCCAGGGTCGGCGCATCGCGGTGATCGTCAACGAGTTCGGCGAGCTGGGCATCGACGGCGAGATCCTCAAGCAGTGTTCCATCGGTTGCACCGAGGAAGAAGCCAGCGGTCGTGTCTTTGAACTGGCCAACGGCTGCCTGTGCTGCACCGTGCAGGAAGAGTTTTTCCCGGTGATGCGCGAGCTGGTGGCCCGTCGCGGCGACCTCGACCATATCCTCATCGAAACCTCTGGCCTGGCCCTGCCCAAACCTTTGGTCCAGGCATTCCAGTGGCCGGAAATCCGCAGCGCCTGCACCGTCGACGCGGTGATCACGGTGGTCGACAGCCCAGCCGTGGCCGCCGGCACCTTCGCCGCCTTCCCGGACCAGGTCGACGCCCAGCGCAAGCTCGACCCCAACCTCGACCATGAGTCGCCGCTGCATGAGCTGTTCGCCGACCAGCTGTCCAGCGCCGACCTGGTGATCCTCAACAAGGCCGACCTGATCAGCCCGGCAGACCTGGCCAAGGTGCGCCTGGAAGTGGCCGAGGAGCTGCCGCCGGCGGTGAAAGTCATCGAAGCCAGCAGCGGTCGCCTGCCGCTGGACGTGCTGCTGGGCCTGGGCAACGGCTCGGAAGAACATATCGACGGCCGCCACAGCCATCATGACCATCACCACGATGGCGACGATCATGATGATCATGACCACGACGCCTTCGATTCCATCTCCATCGAGCTGCCCCAGGCCGACGAAAGCCTGCTGCTGGACGCCCTGACCCAACTGGTGGTGCAGCACGGCATCCTGCGGGTCAAGGGCTTCGCAGCGATCCCCAACAAGCCGATGCGCCTGTTGATCCAAGGCGTGGGCACCCGCTTCGACAAGCACTTCGACCGCCAGTGGGGCGCCGATGAAGCCCGTGCCACGCGCCTGGTGCTGATCGGCCAGGAACTGGACGCGACCCTGCTCGAAGCGCAATTGCGCGCCGCGCTTAGCGTGTAA
- a CDS encoding LysR family transcriptional regulator — MEIRHFRYFLAVARQRNFTRAAEQLGIAPPTLSRQIQDMEQTLGTRLFVRQQREVSLTEAGAALVREAEATVRQFEFAQRNAQRAGRGEIGHIELGYVASAVYSGLLQKQVQRFIQDCPDVSLSVRESPMAALPGLVAEGRFDIGYVRSPMTLPEGVEAVRLDGEGFVLALPAESWLGRLPEIAPAHLHNETFVLPEQISGTLQVAAEGGYAPKLGPQPGGLVAVLALVSLGQGVAVVPESVVGHVGLPNVLYRPIQGSTASSWLSLIHRRFEKAPAVARYIEQVRGGFR, encoded by the coding sequence ATGGAAATCCGTCATTTCCGCTATTTCCTGGCGGTGGCCCGGCAACGCAATTTCACCCGCGCCGCCGAACAGCTGGGCATCGCACCGCCAACCCTGAGCCGGCAGATCCAGGATATGGAACAGACCCTGGGCACCCGCTTGTTTGTGCGCCAGCAGCGCGAGGTCAGCCTGACCGAGGCCGGCGCGGCCCTGGTGCGCGAGGCCGAGGCCACGGTGCGCCAGTTCGAGTTCGCGCAACGTAACGCCCAGCGCGCCGGGCGTGGCGAAATCGGCCATATCGAGCTGGGCTACGTGGCCTCGGCGGTGTATTCGGGGCTGCTGCAAAAACAGGTGCAGCGCTTCATCCAGGACTGCCCGGACGTCAGCCTGAGCGTGCGCGAAAGCCCGATGGCGGCATTGCCCGGATTGGTGGCCGAGGGGCGGTTCGACATCGGTTATGTCCGCTCGCCCATGACCCTGCCCGAAGGGGTGGAGGCGGTCCGCCTGGATGGCGAAGGTTTTGTCCTGGCGCTGCCCGCCGAGTCCTGGCTGGGGCGCTTGCCGGAGATCGCCCCGGCCCATTTGCATAACGAGACCTTCGTGCTTCCGGAACAGATCAGCGGCACCTTGCAGGTCGCCGCCGAGGGTGGTTACGCGCCGAAACTGGGGCCGCAGCCCGGCGGCCTGGTGGCGGTGCTGGCCCTGGTCTCCCTGGGGCAGGGGGTGGCCGTGGTGCCGGAATCGGTGGTCGGGCACGTGGGGCTGCCCAATGTGTTGTACCGGCCGATCCAGGGCAGCACGGCTTCATCCTGGCTGTCGCTGATCCACCGCCGCTTCGAAAAGGCCCCGGCGGTGGCGCGGTATATCGAGCAGGTCAGAGGTGGATTCCGTTAG
- a CDS encoding ATP-binding protein has protein sequence MSDTPHFPLSAVVGADDLKLALCLTAIDPKIGGVLIEGPRGMAKSTLARGLADLLASGQFVTLPLGATEERLVGTLDLDAALGEGRAQFSPGVLAKADGGVLYVDEVNLLPDHLVDLLLDVAASGTNLIERDGISHRHSARFVLIGTMNPEEGELRPQLLDRFGLNVALSGQTPPTERGQIIRRRLDFDSDPQNFCQQWAAEQAALRQRCQQARLLLAEIALDDRALERITERCFAAGVDGLRADLVWLRAARAHAAWRGARAIEEQDIDAVAEFALRHRRRDHPPSAAHPPQPSLAPSPAQSSPAEGQGQWGELPAQALATGARREVPSWPKKP, from the coding sequence ATGAGCGATACCCCACATTTCCCGCTGTCCGCCGTGGTCGGCGCCGATGACCTGAAACTGGCGCTGTGCCTGACGGCCATCGACCCGAAAATCGGCGGGGTGTTGATCGAAGGCCCTCGGGGCATGGCCAAGTCGACACTGGCCCGCGGCCTGGCGGACCTGCTGGCCAGCGGGCAGTTCGTCACCTTGCCGCTGGGCGCGACCGAAGAGCGCCTGGTTGGCACCCTGGATCTGGACGCGGCGCTGGGCGAAGGCCGGGCGCAGTTTTCCCCGGGCGTGCTGGCCAAGGCCGATGGCGGGGTGCTCTACGTCGACGAGGTGAACCTGCTGCCGGACCACCTGGTGGACCTGCTGCTGGACGTGGCCGCCAGCGGCACCAACCTGATCGAGCGCGACGGTATTTCCCACCGGCATTCGGCCAGGTTCGTGCTGATCGGCACCATGAACCCAGAAGAGGGCGAGCTGCGTCCGCAACTGCTGGACCGCTTTGGCCTGAATGTCGCCCTGAGCGGGCAGACGCCGCCCACTGAGCGGGGGCAGATCATTCGCCGGCGGCTGGATTTCGACAGCGATCCCCAGAACTTCTGCCAGCAATGGGCCGCCGAGCAGGCGGCGCTGCGCCAGCGCTGTCAGCAGGCGCGGCTGTTGCTGGCGGAGATCGCCCTGGACGATCGAGCGCTGGAGCGGATCACCGAGCGCTGTTTCGCCGCCGGCGTCGACGGCCTGCGCGCGGATCTGGTGTGGCTGCGCGCCGCCCGCGCCCACGCGGCCTGGCGTGGTGCCCGGGCTATCGAGGAGCAGGACATAGACGCGGTGGCCGAATTCGCCCTGCGCCATCGCCGTCGTGACCACCCGCCGAGCGCGGCGCATCCGCCGCAGCCATCTCTCGCGCCATCCCCGGCCCAATCCAGCCCCGCCGAAGGCCAGGGCCAATGGGGCGAGCTGCCGGCCCAGGCGCTGGCCACCGGCGCCCGGCGTGAAGTGCCGAGCTGGCCAAAAAAGCCCTAG
- a CDS encoding GlcG/HbpS family heme-binding protein: MHVKPLFLAMITCCSVPTTFAAEKDADVAQKAILNFATAQQLLKAAQETASAKGWPCAVAIVDDGGWPILSARMDGAPVVAGIELAQGKARTSALFKRPSGDLENAINGGRQAAITSGLLMMKGAQPIRVDGQVIGAIGISADTPAHDDEIAQAALAALGQRVQP; encoded by the coding sequence ATGCACGTCAAACCACTGTTTCTGGCCATGATCACTTGCTGCAGCGTGCCCACGACTTTCGCCGCCGAGAAAGACGCCGACGTTGCCCAGAAGGCAATCCTCAATTTCGCCACTGCCCAACAACTGCTCAAGGCCGCACAGGAAACCGCCTCGGCCAAGGGCTGGCCCTGCGCCGTGGCGATCGTCGACGACGGCGGCTGGCCGATCCTCAGCGCGCGCATGGACGGTGCGCCGGTGGTGGCCGGTATCGAACTGGCCCAGGGCAAGGCGCGGACCTCGGCGCTGTTCAAGCGCCCTTCCGGCGACCTGGAAAACGCCATCAACGGCGGGCGCCAGGCGGCCATCACCTCGGGCCTGCTGATGATGAAAGGCGCGCAGCCGATCCGCGTCGACGGCCAGGTGATCGGCGCCATCGGCATCAGCGCCGACACCCCGGCCCACGACGATGAAATCGCCCAGGCCGCCCTCGCCGCGCTGGGTCAACGGGTGCAGCCATGA
- the cobN gene encoding cobaltochelatase subunit CobN has translation MHLLRTQPGGFVSDDNIADLGQTPAELVILCSGDSSLALLAEAAQQLPEDYPSFRLANPMQVQNHASVDLYVDQVLRHAKVILISLHGGIAYWRYGIEQLVQLAQRGVQLILVPGDDRPDPELSDLSTVPAADRERLWHFLRQGGMGNALNLYRCLASAWLGRDYHWSEPQTLPRTAIYHPHKSRAALSDWQADWRAGQPVAALLFYRSHLQAANTAFIDEFCRRLLAAGLNPLPIALASLKEPGCLAVVEELLDEVEAGVILNTTGFAQSSPEAPHLRPFRRDVPVIQAICAQDNEPGWRASEQGLGPRDLAMHIALPELDGRIISRPISFKDLAWRSERSQSDVVCYRPAPERMDFVAELARRWVDLARLPNAEKRIALILANYPTRDGRIGNGVGLDTPAAALNILCALHAEGYPLPAELPDSGTALIQQLLGGVSNDLDSLDLRPCQQSLALEEYQAMFDALPEANRLAVTERWGGPQNDPMFRGGRLMIAGLRFGLTFVGIQPARGYQVDPSAVYHDPDLVPPHGYLAFYFWLRQTYGAHGLIHVGKHGNLEWLPGKGVGLSESCWPDVLLGPLPNIYPFIVNDPGEGAQAKRRTQAVIIDHLMPPLTRAETYGPLRDLELLADEYYEAQLLDPRRARELQKDILKLVRVTRIDRELQLDGQLDGEADAALWLPRLDTYLCDLKESQIRDGLHVFGESPVGRLRIDTLLALLRIPRGDGRGAQSSLLRALAKAFELGFDPLDCALAEPWSGRRPQALQDLSEQLWRTAGDTRERLELFAGRLIEAALAGEVEQLNEPGWSEVKAIIDSLREVVAPRLDACGPAEMRGLLDALGGRFVPAGPSGAPSRGRLDVLPTGRNFYSVDVRNLPTTTAWRIGFQSANLILERHLQDHGDHLRQLGLSVWGTATMRTGGDDIAQAMALMGVRPVWATGSQRVDDFEILPLSLLDRPRVDVTLRVSGFFRDAFANLIRLFDAAVQAVAALDEPDDLNPLAAKVRAEREALLQSGLDAEAAQRQAGWRIFGAKPGAYGAGVQGAIDARLWQSREDLAEVYLNWGGYAYGGADEGTAARGQFAQRLSQVQAVLQNQDNREHDLLDSNDYYQFQGGMLAAVESLSGEKAASYHGDHSQPDLPKIRSLKEELNRVIRSRAANPKWIEGVKRHGYKGAFEMAATVDNLFAFDATTQLIDDHQYALLADAYLLDPATREFIRQHNPHALRDMTERLLEAQQRGMWQAPGEYREALENLLLDIEEDG, from the coding sequence ATGCACCTGCTCAGGACCCAGCCCGGCGGTTTCGTGTCGGATGACAACATTGCCGACCTTGGACAGACCCCCGCCGAACTGGTGATCCTGTGCAGCGGCGACTCCAGCCTGGCGCTGCTGGCCGAAGCGGCGCAGCAACTGCCAGAGGACTACCCGAGCTTTCGCCTGGCCAACCCGATGCAGGTGCAGAACCATGCCTCGGTCGACCTGTATGTCGACCAGGTGCTGCGCCACGCCAAGGTGATCCTGATTTCCCTGCACGGTGGCATCGCTTATTGGCGTTATGGCATCGAGCAACTGGTGCAGCTGGCGCAGCGCGGCGTGCAGTTGATCCTGGTGCCGGGCGACGATCGTCCGGACCCGGAGCTGAGCGACCTGAGCACGGTGCCCGCCGCCGACCGCGAGCGCCTCTGGCACTTCCTGCGCCAGGGCGGCATGGGCAATGCGCTGAACCTGTACCGCTGCCTGGCCAGTGCCTGGCTGGGGCGCGATTACCATTGGTCCGAGCCGCAGACCCTGCCGCGCACAGCGATCTACCACCCGCACAAAAGCCGCGCCGCCCTCAGCGACTGGCAAGCCGACTGGCGGGCCGGCCAGCCGGTGGCGGCGCTGCTGTTCTACCGCTCGCATTTGCAGGCGGCCAACACGGCCTTTATCGATGAGTTCTGCCGGCGCTTGTTGGCGGCGGGCCTGAACCCGCTGCCGATTGCCCTGGCCAGCCTGAAAGAGCCCGGTTGCCTGGCGGTGGTCGAGGAGCTGCTGGATGAAGTCGAGGCCGGGGTGATTCTCAACACCACCGGCTTTGCCCAGTCCAGCCCGGAAGCGCCGCACCTGCGGCCGTTCCGCCGCGATGTTCCGGTGATCCAGGCCATCTGCGCCCAGGACAACGAACCCGGCTGGCGCGCCAGCGAGCAGGGCCTGGGCCCGCGGGACCTGGCGATGCACATCGCCTTGCCGGAACTGGACGGGCGCATCATCAGCCGGCCCATCAGCTTCAAGGACCTGGCCTGGCGCAGCGAGCGCAGCCAGTCGGACGTGGTCTGCTACCGCCCGGCCCCCGAGCGCATGGATTTTGTCGCCGAACTGGCGCGGCGCTGGGTCGATCTGGCCCGGCTGCCCAATGCTGAAAAACGCATCGCCCTGATCCTCGCCAACTACCCGACCCGCGACGGCCGCATCGGCAATGGCGTGGGCCTGGATACGCCGGCGGCGGCGCTGAATATCTTGTGCGCGCTGCACGCCGAGGGCTACCCGTTGCCGGCCGAGTTGCCGGACAGCGGGACAGCACTGATCCAGCAACTGCTCGGTGGCGTCAGCAACGACCTGGACAGCCTCGACCTGCGCCCGTGCCAGCAAAGCCTGGCGCTGGAGGAGTACCAGGCCATGTTCGACGCGTTGCCCGAAGCCAACCGCCTGGCGGTGACGGAACGTTGGGGCGGGCCGCAAAACGACCCGATGTTCCGCGGCGGGCGGCTGATGATCGCCGGCCTGCGTTTTGGCCTGACCTTTGTCGGCATCCAGCCGGCGCGCGGTTATCAGGTCGATCCGAGCGCGGTCTATCACGACCCGGACCTGGTGCCGCCCCACGGGTACCTGGCGTTCTACTTCTGGCTGCGCCAGACCTACGGCGCCCACGGGCTGATCCACGTCGGCAAGCACGGCAACCTGGAGTGGCTGCCGGGCAAGGGCGTCGGCCTGTCCGAAAGCTGCTGGCCGGACGTGCTGCTGGGGCCGCTGCCGAATATCTATCCGTTCATCGTCAACGACCCGGGCGAGGGCGCTCAGGCCAAGCGCCGGACCCAGGCGGTGATCATCGACCACCTGATGCCGCCGCTGACCCGCGCCGAAACCTATGGCCCGCTGCGCGACCTGGAACTGCTGGCCGACGAGTACTACGAAGCCCAGTTGCTCGATCCGCGCCGCGCCCGCGAGTTGCAGAAGGACATTCTCAAGCTGGTGCGGGTGACCCGGATCGACCGCGAACTGCAACTGGACGGACAGCTCGACGGCGAGGCCGACGCGGCGCTGTGGCTACCGCGCCTGGACACCTACCTGTGCGACCTGAAGGAGTCGCAGATCCGCGACGGCCTGCATGTGTTCGGCGAATCGCCCGTGGGCCGCCTGCGTATCGACACCTTGCTGGCCTTGCTGCGCATTCCCCGTGGCGATGGCCGGGGCGCGCAGTCGAGCCTGTTGCGGGCCCTGGCCAAGGCCTTCGAGCTGGGTTTCGATCCGCTGGATTGCGCCCTGGCCGAGCCCTGGAGCGGGCGCCGGCCACAGGCCTTGCAGGACCTCAGTGAGCAACTGTGGCGCACTGCCGGCGATACCCGCGAGCGCCTGGAGCTGTTTGCCGGGCGCTTGATAGAAGCGGCCTTGGCCGGTGAGGTCGAGCAACTGAACGAGCCCGGCTGGAGCGAGGTCAAGGCGATCATCGACAGCCTGCGCGAGGTAGTGGCGCCGCGCCTGGATGCCTGCGGCCCGGCGGAAATGCGTGGTTTGCTGGATGCCCTGGGCGGGCGTTTCGTGCCGGCCGGGCCCAGCGGCGCACCGAGTCGTGGACGCCTGGACGTGCTGCCCACCGGGCGCAATTTCTACTCGGTGGACGTGCGCAACCTGCCGACCACCACCGCCTGGCGCATCGGTTTCCAGTCGGCCAACCTGATCCTCGAACGGCACCTGCAGGACCATGGCGACCACCTGCGCCAACTAGGCCTGTCGGTGTGGGGCACGGCGACCATGCGCACCGGCGGCGACGATATCGCCCAGGCCATGGCACTGATGGGTGTGCGCCCGGTGTGGGCCACCGGCAGCCAGCGGGTCGACGACTTCGAGATCCTGCCGCTGAGCCTGCTGGACCGCCCGCGGGTGGACGTGACCCTGCGGGTGTCCGGGTTCTTCCGCGATGCCTTCGCCAACCTGATCCGCCTGTTTGACGCCGCGGTGCAGGCGGTGGCCGCGCTGGACGAGCCGGACGACCTCAACCCGCTGGCGGCCAAGGTCCGCGCCGAGCGTGAAGCGCTGCTGCAGTCCGGTCTTGATGCTGAGGCCGCGCAGCGCCAGGCCGGCTGGCGGATCTTCGGCGCCAAGCCCGGGGCCTATGGTGCGGGCGTGCAGGGCGCTATCGACGCTCGCCTGTGGCAGAGCCGCGAGGACCTGGCCGAGGTCTACCTGAACTGGGGCGGCTACGCCTATGGTGGCGCCGACGAAGGCACCGCGGCCCGTGGCCAGTTCGCCCAGCGCCTGAGCCAGGTGCAGGCGGTGCTGCAGAACCAGGACAACCGCGAGCACGACCTGCTGGATTCCAACGACTACTACCAGTTCCAGGGCGGCATGCTCGCGGCGGTGGAAAGCCTCAGCGGCGAAAAGGCCGCCAGCTACCACGGCGACCACAGCCAGCCGGACCTGCCGAAGATCCGCAGCCTCAAGGAAGAGCTGAACCGGGTGATCCGCTCCCGCGCAGCCAACCCGAAGTGGATCGAAGGGGTGAAGCGCCACGGCTACAAGGGCGCCTTTGAAATGGCCGCCACCGTGGATAATCTGTTCGCCTTCGACGCCACCACCCAGCTCATCGACGATCACCAGTACGCCCTGCTGGCCGACGCCTATCTGCTGGACCCGGCGACCCGCGAATTCATCCGGCAGCACAACCCCCATGCGTTGCGCGACATGACCGAACGCCTGCTCGAAGCCCAGCAGCGCGGGATGTGGCAGGCGCCCGGCGAGTACCGCGAGGCCCTGGAAAACCTGCTGCTGGATATCGAAGAAGATGGCTGA